A single genomic interval of Streptococcus suis harbors:
- a CDS encoding BglG family transcription antiterminator: MVDNRTMAILMELFATRKESLYELSIQTGIEKEQLHSNLELVNQLLQEHSFPQIQYKDSEFVISTELYNQKESVFSLFRNRQIYLSQEERQLLIYLYTFIRKEFVSNVHYQELLSVSRNTTLTDIKNVKELCLDFQVRLEYTRAKGYHLIGREEDKHRLALYALSNCLQSSIGVWALDYILKSWGEENPIEELKIVSQQACNYYKVSALEERLDEYLYFLIFLFIRQARVGNLINWNFEGKVGFVKDFLQRLWKLLRLKSTSTLELNAATQEYLSHLLQGCLEGESREKDDLFYHLTVEIVEEMERLSLIAFEHRSEMIEGLQRHLIPAYYRLTSRLVNVNSYTETIKEEHADLFYLVKKALRPLEEHLGFTIPDSEVSYFVIHFGGYIEAGQQRSYRYRALVVCPNGVSSSLIVKENLRQLFPNIYFADTHSLQDWKMLDMTDYDMVFGTIKLNIELPFFLVSQLMTSNHKKELFHLVNQHFPNAAYFPIEIEQLLSLVGKHATIHQEQALKYELVQFLNQRSHEQRGRSPMLEELITKETFQWSEEVLDWQKAVALAARPLADKGAIETLYIDAMIAKVEEFGPFIDLGKGIAIPHARPEDGVNEVGMSMLVLDKPVYLLDDPSHEIRLFICIAAVDNQTHLRALSHLTKILREEENIQQLVGAKEFADVQHLLKEEQ, translated from the coding sequence ATGGTTGATAATCGTACCATGGCGATTCTGATGGAATTGTTTGCGACTCGAAAAGAAAGTTTGTACGAACTTAGTATTCAAACAGGAATTGAAAAGGAGCAGCTACATTCTAATTTGGAACTAGTCAATCAATTGTTGCAAGAACATTCCTTCCCGCAGATACAATACAAAGATAGCGAGTTTGTTATTTCTACGGAGCTTTACAATCAAAAAGAAAGTGTATTTTCGCTCTTTCGCAATCGCCAGATCTATCTTTCGCAAGAAGAAAGACAGCTTCTTATCTATCTTTATACCTTTATCCGAAAAGAATTTGTATCAAACGTTCACTACCAAGAATTATTGAGTGTGAGCCGTAACACAACATTGACGGATATTAAGAATGTAAAGGAACTTTGCTTGGACTTTCAAGTACGCTTGGAATATACGAGGGCGAAAGGCTATCATCTAATTGGTCGAGAAGAAGATAAACATCGCTTGGCGCTTTATGCACTCAGTAATTGTTTGCAGTCTTCGATTGGTGTGTGGGCTTTGGATTATATTCTTAAATCTTGGGGTGAGGAAAATCCTATTGAAGAATTGAAAATAGTGAGTCAACAAGCTTGCAATTATTATAAAGTCTCAGCTTTAGAAGAGAGATTGGATGAATATTTGTATTTTTTGATATTTTTATTTATCCGTCAGGCGCGTGTTGGCAACCTTATTAACTGGAATTTTGAAGGAAAGGTAGGGTTTGTAAAAGATTTTCTGCAACGACTTTGGAAATTATTACGTTTAAAAAGTACTAGCACATTAGAATTAAATGCTGCGACACAAGAGTATCTGTCACATTTACTGCAAGGATGCTTAGAAGGTGAGAGCAGAGAAAAGGATGATTTATTTTACCACTTGACTGTAGAAATAGTGGAAGAGATGGAACGTTTGTCCTTAATTGCTTTTGAACATCGCTCGGAAATGATTGAAGGTTTGCAACGTCACCTAATTCCTGCTTACTACCGTTTAACATCTCGTTTGGTAAATGTCAATTCATATACTGAAACCATCAAAGAAGAGCATGCTGACTTGTTCTATCTTGTAAAAAAAGCTTTGCGACCTTTGGAAGAGCATCTAGGTTTTACTATACCAGATAGTGAGGTATCTTATTTTGTCATCCACTTTGGTGGCTACATCGAAGCAGGTCAACAACGTTCATATCGTTATCGGGCCTTGGTTGTTTGCCCAAATGGAGTGAGCTCTTCGCTGATTGTAAAAGAAAATCTACGGCAACTATTTCCTAATATCTATTTTGCCGATACCCATTCCTTACAGGATTGGAAGATGCTAGACATGACAGACTATGACATGGTATTTGGAACTATCAAGCTGAATATAGAGCTACCATTTTTCTTGGTATCCCAGCTGATGACCTCTAATCATAAAAAAGAATTATTTCATTTGGTTAATCAGCATTTCCCAAATGCGGCTTATTTTCCGATTGAGATTGAGCAGTTATTATCACTTGTTGGGAAACATGCAACCATTCATCAGGAGCAGGCTTTAAAATATGAATTGGTGCAGTTTCTCAATCAGCGCTCCCATGAGCAAAGGGGAAGGAGTCCTATGTTAGAAGAATTGATTACAAAAGAGACCTTTCAATGGTCTGAGGAAGTTTTAGACTGGCAAAAAGCAGTTGCCCTGGCTGCACGACCTCTGGCAGATAAAGGAGCTATAGAAACTCTATATATTGATGCTATGATAGCGAAGGTAGAAGAGTTTGGTCCTTTTATTGACCTAGGTAAAGGAATTGCGATTCCACATGCACGACCAGAAGATGGGGTTAATGAGGTAGGGATGTCAATGTTGGTATTGGATAAGCCAGTTTATCTATTGGATGACCCTAGTCATGAAATTCGGCTGTTCATTTGTATTGCAGCCGTGGATAATCAAACCCATCTCAGAGCACTCTCGCATTTGACAAAAATTTTGCGAGAAGAAGAAAATATTCAACAACTTGTCGGCGCCAAAGAATTTGCCGACGTACAACATTTATTAAAGGAGGAACAGTAA
- a CDS encoding transketolase, with amino-acid sequence MTSGTADLKRFAKEIRYHTLATLNQLGFGHYGGSLSIVEVLAALYGEILDIRVQNFSSKERDHFILSKGHAGPALYSTLYLKGFFDRDFLLSLNQNGTHLPSHPDRNLTPGVDMTTGSLGQGMSVATGVAYGKKIEQSPYYTYTLVGDGELNEGQCWEAAQFAAHHELSKLILFVDDNKKQLDGRTHDICQTFDFVEKFQAFGWESVRVNGADIDAIINAILTMKSSKSPQPKCIVLDTTKGQGVTFLEELESNHHLRLSGQLREDLEQVTLVLARELEVTE; translated from the coding sequence ATGACTAGTGGTACAGCTGATTTGAAACGATTTGCCAAAGAAATTCGCTACCATACCTTGGCGACTTTGAATCAATTAGGATTTGGTCATTATGGTGGTAGCTTATCAATCGTAGAAGTGTTGGCTGCTCTATATGGAGAAATTCTGGACATTCGTGTCCAGAATTTCTCTTCTAAGGAGCGAGATCACTTTATTCTGTCCAAGGGGCATGCAGGTCCAGCACTTTATAGTACGTTGTATTTGAAAGGATTCTTTGATAGAGATTTTCTCTTGTCGCTAAATCAAAATGGAACACATTTGCCTTCACACCCTGACCGAAACTTAACGCCAGGGGTGGATATGACAACAGGTTCGTTGGGGCAAGGGATGAGTGTCGCTACTGGGGTAGCATACGGTAAGAAAATTGAACAGTCCCCATACTATACCTACACATTGGTAGGGGACGGGGAATTGAATGAAGGTCAATGCTGGGAAGCAGCTCAGTTTGCAGCCCACCACGAACTATCGAAACTGATTTTGTTTGTGGATGACAATAAAAAACAACTAGACGGTCGTACCCATGATATTTGCCAAACCTTTGATTTTGTTGAAAAATTTCAGGCTTTTGGTTGGGAATCAGTGCGTGTGAATGGTGCCGATATAGATGCTATTATAAATGCTATTCTAACAATGAAGTCAAGTAAGTCTCCACAACCAAAATGTATCGTTCTTGATACTACTAAGGGGCAGGGAGTCACCTTCTTAGAAGAATTAGAAAGCAATCACCATTTGCGTTTGTCGGGTCAATTACGGGAAGATTTAGAGCAAGTAACACTTGTTTTAGCGAGAGAGTTGGAGGTGACGGAATGA
- a CDS encoding GNAT family N-acetyltransferase, giving the protein MIRIAPMTEDYLHTLWKIGHREAAPRWKEFAAPYFDDYQACAAFEDFQALELYQWLQKDCVRAILVDQLPIGFVSYYWECQPTRWLEIGIEIYDDKVWGKGYGTAALGLWIDSIFQQFTELEHIGLTTWSGNKGMMRTAEKLGMTKEAHIRKVRYWQGHYHDSIKYGILREEWVENKKKSSS; this is encoded by the coding sequence ATGATTAGAATTGCACCGATGACTGAAGATTATTTGCATACACTTTGGAAGATTGGCCATCGTGAAGCCGCACCTCGCTGGAAGGAATTTGCAGCTCCCTATTTTGATGACTACCAGGCCTGTGCCGCTTTTGAAGATTTTCAAGCACTTGAACTCTACCAGTGGTTACAAAAAGATTGTGTCAGAGCAATCTTAGTGGATCAGCTGCCTATCGGATTTGTGAGCTATTACTGGGAGTGCCAGCCAACACGCTGGCTCGAAATCGGGATTGAAATCTATGACGATAAGGTCTGGGGAAAAGGATATGGTACCGCAGCCCTTGGGCTCTGGATTGATAGCATTTTCCAGCAATTTACAGAATTAGAACACATCGGGCTCACTACTTGGTCTGGCAACAAGGGCATGATGAGAACCGCTGAAAAATTAGGCATGACCAAAGAAGCCCATATCCGCAAGGTTCGATACTGGCAAGGGCATTATCATGATTCTATCAAATATGGAATTTTAAGAGAAGAATGGGTAGAGAATAAGAAAAAATCAAGTTCCTAA
- a CDS encoding DUF536 domain-containing protein, with the protein MGIEKTVSELAEILGVSRQAMNNRVKSLPEEFVDKNDKGVTVVNRAGLIKLEEIYKTTIFEDEPISDEVKHRELMEILVDEKNAEIIRLYSQLKAKDKQLAEKDEQLKVKDVQIAEKDKQLDQQQQLTLKAMADKEVLKLELDEVKAQAEEVQAKGFFARLFGK; encoded by the coding sequence ATGGGAATCGAAAAAACAGTCAGTGAGTTAGCTGAAATTTTAGGAGTGAGCCGGCAGGCTATGAATAATCGTGTCAAATCACTTCCTGAAGAATTTGTAGATAAAAATGACAAGGGTGTGACCGTTGTAAATCGTGCTGGCTTGATTAAGTTGGAGGAAATCTACAAAACAACCATTTTTGAAGATGAGCCGATTAGCGATGAAGTCAAGCATCGTGAATTGATGGAAATTTTAGTTGACGAGAAAAATGCTGAAATCATCCGCTTATATAGTCAATTAAAAGCCAAAGATAAGCAACTTGCCGAAAAAGATGAACAACTCAAGGTCAAAGATGTGCAGATTGCTGAGAAGGATAAACAGTTGGATCAGCAACAGCAATTGACACTAAAAGCTATGGCCGATAAGGAAGTTCTCAAGTTGGAATTGGACGAAGTTAAAGCACAGGCAGAAGAAGTGCAAGCTAAAGGCTTCTTTGCACGTTTGTTTGGGAAATAA
- a CDS encoding PTS sugar transporter subunit IIB: protein MLRIGTACGSGLGSSFMVQMNIESILRDLGVSDVHVEHYDLGGANPSEADVWIVGRDLADSATHLGDVRILNSIIDMNELRELVTAICQEKGLV from the coding sequence ATGTTACGAATTGGAACAGCCTGTGGTTCAGGTTTAGGCTCTAGCTTTATGGTTCAAATGAATATTGAATCCATTTTGCGAGATTTAGGTGTATCAGATGTTCATGTGGAGCATTATGATCTAGGTGGTGCCAATCCGAGTGAAGCAGATGTGTGGATTGTCGGACGTGACCTGGCTGATTCTGCAACTCATTTAGGAGATGTTCGAATATTGAATAGTATTATTGATATGAATGAGTTGAGGGAACTTGTCACGGCTATCTGTCAAGAAAAAGGTTTGGTTTAA
- a CDS encoding transketolase family protein, producing MRQTKEMRLVYSDFLAQVGQEDTTIAAIEADLSSSMATNKLSSVLGGRYVNVGIMEQEMVGVAAGLSLLGYKPYIHTFGPFASRRVYDQVFISLAYAQLNATVIGSDAGVSAEMNGGTHMPFEELGLMRLIPKARVYEVSDDVQFQAVLKETIKVDGLKYIRTIRKAPTAIYQGGEDFSKGYCVLRQGEDMTLLASGIMVEQALKAADQLEAQGVSVQVIDLFRIKPIHEDIPALLSGRPVLTVENHNRIGGLGSSICELMATDLTTPVHRIGIEESFGQVGQQVYLMDVYGLTAEHIVKQAQSMLQQ from the coding sequence ATGAGACAGACAAAGGAGATGCGACTGGTTTATAGTGATTTTCTAGCTCAGGTAGGGCAGGAAGACACAACCATAGCAGCTATTGAAGCAGATTTATCCAGTTCAATGGCTACCAACAAATTGTCCTCTGTTCTGGGTGGACGCTATGTCAATGTAGGTATCATGGAGCAGGAAATGGTAGGGGTAGCAGCTGGATTATCTCTTCTAGGATACAAGCCATACATTCATACCTTCGGACCATTTGCTAGTCGTAGAGTCTATGATCAGGTGTTTATCTCTCTAGCTTATGCCCAGCTTAATGCCACGGTCATTGGTTCCGATGCGGGAGTATCAGCTGAGATGAATGGTGGGACTCACATGCCGTTTGAGGAGCTGGGCTTAATGCGGCTCATTCCAAAAGCGCGTGTTTATGAGGTCAGTGACGATGTCCAGTTTCAAGCTGTTCTTAAAGAAACCATCAAGGTAGACGGGTTGAAGTACATTCGTACCATTCGGAAAGCGCCAACGGCTATTTATCAAGGTGGAGAAGATTTTAGCAAAGGCTACTGTGTCCTTAGGCAAGGGGAGGATATGACCTTGCTTGCGAGTGGTATTATGGTAGAGCAGGCATTAAAGGCGGCGGATCAGTTAGAGGCTCAAGGAGTATCTGTTCAAGTCATTGATCTTTTTCGTATCAAACCAATTCATGAAGACATACCAGCTCTATTATCAGGAAGGCCAGTATTAACTGTAGAAAATCATAATCGAATTGGCGGCCTAGGTAGTAGCATTTGTGAATTAATGGCTACGGATCTGACAACCCCAGTACATCGAATTGGTATTGAGGAATCTTTTGGTCAAGTTGGGCAACAGGTCTATTTGATGGATGTTTATGGACTGACAGCAGAGCATATTGTTAAACAAGCACAATCAATGTTACAACAATAG
- a CDS encoding PTS ascorbate transporter subunit IIC, whose protein sequence is MILDFLIDIAKTPAILVALIAILGLALQKKPAADLIKGGLKTFVGFIVVGGGANIIVGSLEPFGQMFEQAFNLKGVVPNNEAIVAMALDKYGTATSLIMLLGMVFNIAIARFTRFKYIFLTGHHTLYMACMIAVIMSVAGFTSVGLIVMGGLALGLIMTLSPAFVQKYMIQLTGNDHVALGHFSALGYWLSGVVGGLVGDKSKSTEDINFPKGLAFLRDSTVSIAISMYLIYMIVALFAGGDYIKENLSGGTDSMIYALTLGGTFAAGVFVILSGVRLILAEIVPAFKGISEKLVPNSKPALDCPVVYPYAPNAVLIGFISSFAGGIVSMIILALTGGVVILPGVVPHFFCGATAGVMGNASGGVRGAVCGAFMQGVLISFLPVFLLPVLGDLGFAGSTFSDADFGLSGIFLGILAKNGGIFTVSVGIFAVLALMLGLSLVKKEQKEG, encoded by the coding sequence ATGATATTGGATTTTCTCATTGATATTGCTAAAACTCCGGCAATTCTGGTGGCTCTCATTGCTATTCTAGGTTTAGCCTTACAGAAAAAGCCCGCAGCAGATTTAATTAAGGGGGGCTTGAAAACTTTTGTTGGTTTTATTGTTGTTGGTGGCGGAGCGAATATTATTGTTGGCTCGCTTGAGCCATTTGGTCAAATGTTTGAACAAGCTTTCAACTTGAAAGGGGTTGTTCCAAATAATGAAGCTATTGTAGCGATGGCTTTGGATAAGTATGGAACTGCTACATCCTTGATTATGTTGCTTGGAATGGTCTTCAATATTGCTATTGCTCGCTTTACACGCTTTAAATATATTTTCTTGACAGGACACCACACACTATATATGGCCTGTATGATTGCAGTTATCATGAGTGTTGCAGGATTCACTTCTGTCGGCCTAATTGTGATGGGTGGGTTGGCTTTAGGTCTGATTATGACACTCTCCCCAGCCTTCGTTCAAAAATACATGATTCAATTGACAGGAAATGATCATGTCGCCCTAGGTCACTTCAGTGCACTTGGTTACTGGTTGAGTGGTGTAGTAGGCGGTTTGGTCGGTGATAAGTCTAAGTCTACTGAGGATATTAATTTCCCTAAAGGTTTGGCATTCTTGCGTGATTCAACTGTCAGCATTGCCATTTCTATGTACTTGATTTACATGATTGTGGCTTTGTTTGCAGGCGGTGATTATATTAAGGAAAACCTTAGTGGTGGTACTGACAGTATGATTTATGCCTTGACCCTAGGTGGAACTTTTGCAGCAGGTGTTTTTGTTATCTTATCCGGTGTACGCTTAATTTTGGCGGAAATTGTTCCAGCCTTCAAAGGAATTTCAGAGAAGTTGGTTCCGAATTCCAAACCAGCCCTAGACTGTCCAGTTGTTTATCCTTATGCACCAAACGCCGTGTTGATTGGCTTTATCTCTAGTTTTGCAGGTGGTATTGTCAGCATGATTATTCTTGCCTTGACTGGCGGTGTCGTTATCCTTCCAGGTGTCGTACCACATTTCTTCTGCGGAGCTACTGCAGGGGTTATGGGGAATGCCTCAGGTGGTGTTCGTGGCGCAGTTTGTGGTGCTTTTATGCAAGGGGTTCTCATTAGTTTCTTACCTGTATTCTTACTTCCTGTTTTGGGAGACCTTGGTTTTGCAGGTTCAACATTCTCAGATGCAGATTTTGGTCTATCAGGTATTTTCTTGGGAATTCTTGCTAAAAATGGCGGTATTTTCACAGTTTCTGTTGGTATCTTTGCTGTCTTGGCCTTGATGCTTGGATTGTCATTGGTGAAAAAAGAACAGAAAGAAGGATAA